Proteins encoded in a region of the Novibacillus thermophilus genome:
- a CDS encoding glycerol-3-phosphate responsive antiterminator: MRLRYYREWWFPVSLKRIGMKHHLPIMAGGLITELTDVETALKCGAIGISTSTQQLWQWQDGNE, translated from the coding sequence ATGCGATTGAGGTATTACCGGGAGTGGTGGTTCCCCGTATCGTTAAAACGCATTGGAATGAAGCACCATTTGCCGATTATGGCCGGTGGTTTGATCACGGAGTTGACTGATGTGGAGACAGCACTTAAATGCGGGGCTATCGGTATTTCAACTTCGACCCAACAACTTTGGCAATGGCAAGACGGGAATGAGTAA
- a CDS encoding MgtC/SapB family protein, with translation MLDIDYAAVAERLILAAVLGGIIGWERERRNKQAGFKTHLLVSVGSALIMLTSIYGFGDLVDHPNARFDPARLAAQVVSGIGFLGAGAILRHSNMVVSGLTTAATLWVVAAIGLSVGAGFYFPAVATTGIVLISVVVLRGVEVRFAKTKKVKELNITVEDVEGTLVDISDVLDKERVDVRKVTFSTKQGGEEAALTVVKFRIRMPAKKDSLELVNRLHNIHGVKEVQLRKFTT, from the coding sequence ATGTTAGACATCGATTACGCGGCTGTCGCAGAAAGGCTAATCCTCGCGGCGGTACTCGGCGGAATTATCGGATGGGAGCGGGAACGGCGCAATAAGCAGGCGGGGTTTAAAACCCACTTACTCGTCTCCGTCGGTTCCGCACTCATTATGTTGACGTCTATTTACGGCTTCGGCGATCTCGTCGACCATCCGAACGCCCGTTTCGACCCGGCCCGGCTCGCCGCGCAGGTGGTGAGCGGCATCGGGTTTCTCGGTGCCGGTGCCATTTTGCGCCATTCCAACATGGTGGTTTCCGGATTGACGACGGCCGCGACACTGTGGGTTGTGGCGGCCATCGGTTTAAGTGTGGGAGCGGGGTTTTACTTCCCCGCCGTCGCGACAACAGGCATCGTGTTAATCAGCGTGGTCGTGCTGAGAGGGGTCGAGGTCCGGTTTGCGAAGACGAAAAAAGTGAAAGAGCTGAACATCACGGTTGAAGACGTGGAAGGAACGCTCGTGGACATTAGCGACGTCCTGGACAAAGAGAGGGTAGACGTCCGCAAAGTGACCTTTTCAACCAAACAGGGCGGAGAGGAAGCGGCCCTCACTGTCGTCAAGTTCCGCATTCGGATGCCAGCCAAGAAAGATTCCCTCGAACTTGTGAATCGACTGCACAACATTCACGGCGTCAAAGAAGTGCAGTTGCGCAAGTTCACGACGTAA
- a CDS encoding DeoR/GlpR family DNA-binding transcription regulator has product MLPLERQRKILQFVKQHDVATVSELAKHFHVHEATIRRDLSTLEKEGRLKRTHGGVMIEEEVHSEPPFQERESVQFEEKKRIGKRAAELVEDGDNIILDSGTTTLRVAESIAHKKNLTVITNDINIAANLRFAKSIKVIVTGGILFPESYMLNGMITDEVLESLHVHKAFIGTPALHHQHGLTHFDEYLVPAKRGMIRAAKQVIVVADHTKIGRVSLHTVVNTKHVHDLVTGEEVDEHDIQKWRDEGVRVHLA; this is encoded by the coding sequence ATGCTCCCACTGGAAAGGCAAAGGAAAATACTGCAATTTGTGAAACAACACGACGTCGCCACCGTCTCAGAATTGGCTAAGCACTTTCACGTTCACGAAGCGACGATTCGGCGCGATCTCTCGACTTTGGAAAAGGAAGGGAGACTGAAGCGCACTCACGGCGGTGTCATGATTGAGGAAGAAGTTCACTCAGAACCGCCCTTTCAAGAACGAGAGTCCGTACAATTTGAAGAAAAAAAACGAATCGGAAAGCGGGCAGCAGAGCTCGTGGAAGATGGAGACAACATTATTCTTGACTCTGGAACGACCACTTTGCGCGTTGCTGAGTCGATCGCCCACAAGAAAAACTTAACCGTCATCACGAACGACATTAATATTGCTGCCAATTTGCGTTTCGCCAAGTCTATCAAAGTGATCGTCACAGGGGGGATTTTGTTTCCCGAAAGCTACATGCTTAACGGCATGATTACCGATGAAGTTCTCGAATCCCTCCACGTTCACAAAGCGTTTATTGGAACACCGGCTCTTCACCACCAACATGGCCTGACTCACTTCGATGAGTATTTAGTCCCAGCGAAACGCGGCATGATCCGTGCAGCCAAACAAGTGATTGTAGTCGCAGACCACACGAAGATTGGGCGTGTATCCCTGCACACAGTGGTCAATACAAAACACGTGCACGATTTGGTTACCGGAGAGGAAGTCGATGAACATGACATACAAAAGTGGCGAGATGAAGGAGTGCGCGTCCATCTCGCATAA
- a CDS encoding glycerophosphodiester phosphodiesterase yields MKVKALAHRGYSAKYPENTLSSFRAAYDLGFTHLELDVHLSKDGVPVLMHDLRIDRTTNGKGFVKDYTYEELKQFRVGDRETIPTLEEALRFAKDKMRVCIELKQKGNWYPGLEETVLQVIEETGMLKQVYVNSFDHFAVQKMRSLSKDIELGLIQYGITPSVIPFMKEIDATYLSFRVEFLTDEYVKACRDAGIQVVVWPVDTEWQFKKVSRYPSVLSTTNQLERFKRLCEKLVQQ; encoded by the coding sequence GTGAAAGTTAAAGCTCTCGCCCATCGAGGGTATTCTGCCAAATATCCGGAGAACACGTTGTCTTCGTTTCGGGCAGCTTATGACCTTGGCTTTACCCATCTGGAGTTGGATGTCCACCTAAGCAAGGACGGGGTTCCGGTCCTGATGCACGACTTGAGGATCGACCGTACGACCAACGGGAAGGGGTTTGTGAAAGATTATACGTATGAAGAACTAAAGCAGTTCCGGGTCGGGGACAGAGAAACGATTCCTACGCTAGAAGAGGCTTTAAGATTTGCCAAAGATAAAATGCGAGTGTGCATTGAGTTAAAACAGAAAGGGAATTGGTACCCTGGCTTGGAAGAAACAGTCCTCCAAGTGATAGAAGAAACTGGTATGCTGAAGCAGGTTTATGTGAATTCGTTCGACCATTTTGCTGTACAAAAAATGCGCAGTCTCTCAAAAGACATTGAATTAGGCCTGATACAGTACGGCATTACACCATCCGTTATCCCCTTTATGAAGGAAATCGATGCAACGTATTTGTCCTTCAGGGTAGAATTTCTAACAGATGAATATGTGAAGGCTTGCCGTGACGCAGGGATCCAGGTTGTCGTTTGGCCTGTCGATACAGAATGGCAGTTTAAAAAAGTGAGTCGCTATCCATCGGTTCTGAGTACGACGAATCAATTAGAACGCTTTAAAAGGCTTTGCGAAAAACTCGTTCAACAATAG
- a CDS encoding Cof-type HAD-IIB family hydrolase gives MNLKYRLFVSDIDGTLIGEDRKISEKNKNMIRLYRQLGGQVTLATGRSYLETKKFIEELGLELPVILCNGAILYDPLQDHLHTVTCLERNKTLNFVARIERMLPDVDILIFTPKAIYTKGMNEFTAEGLDEEGFTIVEVNRLVEIPQENPIIKFVIVKPNVEKTVVPHLQEQPEFDELTVIQSADFYLEVLPLHTSKGKAVVQLAEEWNIPLQDVAVIGDHLNDLSMFEVAGLSAAVGNAHPSAKKRADVVMPSNEEHAVAHFLKHYVIPSPSQYKSRTAIR, from the coding sequence GTGAACTTAAAATACCGATTGTTTGTGTCAGACATTGATGGAACGTTGATTGGTGAGGACCGGAAAATTTCCGAAAAAAATAAAAACATGATCCGCTTATACCGGCAGTTGGGGGGCCAGGTCACCCTCGCCACCGGCCGGAGTTATTTGGAAACGAAAAAGTTTATTGAGGAACTCGGTTTGGAGTTGCCCGTCATTTTGTGCAACGGTGCCATCCTTTACGATCCACTGCAGGATCACTTGCACACTGTCACGTGCTTGGAGCGGAACAAAACGTTAAATTTTGTCGCTCGAATCGAACGCATGTTGCCCGATGTGGACATTCTCATCTTCACACCGAAGGCCATTTACACGAAGGGAATGAACGAATTTACCGCAGAAGGGTTAGACGAAGAAGGGTTTACCATCGTCGAGGTCAACCGACTTGTGGAGATCCCACAAGAAAATCCCATTATTAAGTTCGTCATTGTGAAACCGAACGTCGAGAAGACAGTCGTCCCCCATCTTCAAGAACAACCGGAATTCGACGAGCTGACCGTCATCCAGTCCGCCGATTTTTATTTGGAGGTGTTGCCCCTCCACACATCAAAAGGGAAAGCTGTCGTCCAACTGGCAGAGGAATGGAATATCCCCTTGCAAGATGTAGCGGTCATCGGCGATCATTTGAACGACTTGTCCATGTTTGAAGTAGCTGGATTGTCCGCAGCCGTCGGGAACGCACATCCGTCAGCAAAAAAAAGGGCGGACGTCGTGATGCCATCCAACGAGGAACATGCCGTCGCCCACTTTTTAAAACACTATGTGATTCCCTCTCCTTCCCAATACAAAAGCCGCACCGCTATTCGCTAA
- a CDS encoding ABC-ATPase domain-containing protein gives MNRLREILQRIDGKGYKAYKDIQGEYRFPKFLLFIDYVQGDPFASPTKIRVRMEQRQAKYDPDWYHTPHRKVALKDFVARRLAEVIRREKPNIGGTGKSGLIAVDAPGQTILDRTTVVVTPEYVEARISIGLPASGRRILGQKAARLLLEVIPSIVAKSLPKTALDIDQLEEHLKLSDNQFAIRQYMAQKGWIVFVANGSVLPRESGISDRPLTGDRVVRFQSPPTLEQSVPVPHGDPVKGMALPRGVHLIVGGGYHGKSTLLKAIERSVYDHIKGDGREYVFTEPSAVKIRAEDGRRVEKVNISPFINNLPFGQNTERFSTEDASGSTSQAANIVEALEVGCRCLLIDEDTSATNFMIRDGRMQRLVAKEREPITPFIDRVRQLSEEKSVSTVLVLGGSGDYFDVCDTVIMMNEYLPYDVTDKARQIVKQVDNTRQAESGGSFGSVTPRNVLPSSFQARRGNKEKVDAKGLHRIVYGRTDIDLSALEQLVDVSQTRAIAEMMRVLAKLADGSTPLVDCIDRLYEQIEREGLDSVSPFYGMHPGDLAMPRKFELAGAVNRLRTLRVT, from the coding sequence ATGAATCGCCTGCGGGAGATACTGCAACGCATTGACGGAAAAGGGTACAAAGCGTACAAAGACATACAGGGCGAATACCGCTTTCCGAAGTTTTTGCTGTTTATCGACTATGTACAGGGAGATCCGTTCGCCAGTCCTACCAAAATTCGCGTTCGCATGGAGCAGCGACAGGCGAAATACGATCCAGACTGGTATCACACCCCTCACCGTAAAGTGGCCTTAAAAGATTTTGTCGCTAGAAGGTTAGCTGAGGTGATCCGCCGGGAGAAACCGAACATCGGCGGCACGGGGAAAAGCGGTCTCATCGCCGTCGACGCTCCAGGACAGACGATTTTGGATCGTACGACGGTTGTGGTGACACCGGAATACGTGGAGGCGAGAATATCCATTGGCCTTCCGGCCAGCGGACGGCGCATCTTGGGACAAAAGGCCGCCCGATTGCTTCTGGAGGTCATTCCGTCGATCGTCGCCAAATCTTTGCCAAAAACAGCTCTAGATATAGATCAGCTGGAAGAACACTTAAAGTTGTCTGACAATCAATTCGCTATTCGCCAGTACATGGCACAGAAGGGGTGGATCGTCTTCGTTGCCAACGGTTCGGTGCTTCCCCGCGAGAGCGGGATCAGTGATCGGCCGCTCACCGGTGACCGGGTCGTTCGCTTTCAATCTCCTCCGACACTGGAGCAGTCCGTCCCTGTTCCCCACGGAGATCCGGTAAAGGGGATGGCGTTGCCTCGAGGCGTCCACTTAATCGTTGGCGGCGGCTACCACGGGAAAAGCACGTTGCTGAAAGCGATTGAGCGTTCCGTCTACGATCACATTAAAGGCGATGGGCGGGAGTATGTCTTTACCGAGCCCTCCGCTGTTAAAATCAGAGCGGAAGACGGTCGACGGGTGGAAAAAGTGAACATCTCGCCGTTTATTAACAACTTGCCCTTTGGTCAGAATACGGAGCGCTTCTCAACGGAAGATGCCAGCGGGAGTACGTCACAAGCCGCGAACATTGTGGAGGCGTTGGAAGTCGGATGTCGCTGTTTACTGATCGATGAAGATACGAGTGCGACGAATTTCATGATTCGCGACGGGAGGATGCAACGTCTCGTGGCGAAAGAGAGGGAACCGATCACGCCGTTTATCGACCGCGTGCGACAGCTGTCAGAAGAAAAGTCTGTCTCCACCGTCCTCGTGCTCGGTGGATCGGGAGACTATTTCGACGTATGTGATACAGTGATTATGATGAATGAGTATTTGCCCTACGACGTCACGGACAAAGCGCGTCAAATTGTAAAACAAGTGGACAACACCCGCCAGGCAGAAAGCGGGGGATCGTTCGGCAGTGTGACACCGCGAAACGTCCTGCCCTCCAGTTTTCAGGCGCGTCGCGGCAACAAGGAAAAAGTGGACGCCAAAGGTCTCCACCGGATCGTCTACGGCCGAACCGATATCGACCTTTCAGCGTTAGAGCAGCTCGTCGATGTGAGCCAAACGCGTGCCATTGCTGAGATGATGCGCGTGTTGGCAAAGCTTGCAGACGGGAGTACGCCGTTAGTCGACTGTATCGACCGGCTGTACGAACAAATTGAGCGTGAAGGTCTCGATTCGGTGTCTCCGTTTTACGGGATGCATCCGGGAGATTTGGCTATGCCCCGCAAGTTTGAGTTGGCTGGAGCGGTAAACCGGCTCCGGACGCTGCGCGTTACTTGA